One genomic segment of Amycolatopsis sp. Hca4 includes these proteins:
- a CDS encoding YdcF family protein has translation MWRREGRSAGNLLSLGLGAGLVALEALAFAPLGRWGSALVAIAAVLAGYFGFLFLSLLVYSVVYSRIGRRGGFDAIIVLGCGLDGERVPPLLAGRLERALRLHAREATPPLLVVSGGRGPGETVSEAEAMHAYLRDRGVPDEQIRREDQARTTEENLRLSAALLPAAARRVVAVTSNYHVFRTAVECRRLGLPFQATGSPTARYFLPSALLREFAALILHYRRTTVAACVLIIGTGLALAISA, from the coding sequence ATGTGGCGGCGGGAGGGGCGCAGCGCCGGGAACCTGCTGTCGCTCGGGCTGGGCGCCGGGCTGGTCGCGCTGGAGGCGCTGGCGTTCGCGCCACTCGGCCGGTGGGGCTCGGCGCTGGTGGCCATCGCGGCCGTGCTGGCCGGCTACTTCGGCTTCCTGTTCCTGTCGCTGCTGGTCTATTCGGTGGTGTACAGCCGGATCGGCCGCCGCGGCGGGTTCGACGCGATCATCGTGCTCGGCTGCGGCCTCGACGGCGAGCGTGTCCCGCCGCTGCTCGCCGGGCGGCTCGAACGTGCCCTCCGGCTCCACGCCCGGGAGGCGACGCCGCCGCTGCTGGTCGTCTCCGGCGGACGGGGCCCGGGCGAGACGGTCAGCGAAGCCGAAGCCATGCACGCGTACCTGCGCGACCGCGGCGTCCCGGACGAGCAGATCCGGCGCGAGGACCAGGCCCGCACGACGGAAGAGAATCTCCGCCTCTCCGCGGCACTCCTCCCCGCCGCGGCCCGCCGGGTGGTCGCGGTGACCAGCAACTACCACGTGTTCCGGACGGCGGTCGAATGCCGGCGGCTCGGCCTGCCGTTCCAGGCGACCGGCTCGCCGACGGCCCGCTACTTCCTGCCGAGCGCGCTGCTGCGCGAGTTCGCGGCGCTGATCCTGCACTACCGCCGGACGACGGTCGCGGCGTGCGTGCTGATCATCGGCACCGGCCTCGCGCTGGCGATCTCGGCCTGA
- a CDS encoding DNA polymerase ligase N-terminal domain-containing protein gives MTDRRPAFVLHEHFRPRHHFDLRLEENGVLRSWAVPRGLPPDAEADRLAVAVPDHALDHLAYEDETKKIADTGWWEEHDRTARRILFTLHGRAGAVRYALIHTARDWLLHRTRDQPDDEV, from the coding sequence GTGACCGATCGGCGACCGGCGTTCGTGCTGCACGAGCACTTCCGCCCGCGGCACCACTTCGACCTGCGGCTGGAGGAGAACGGCGTGCTCCGCTCCTGGGCGGTCCCGCGCGGCCTCCCACCGGATGCCGAAGCCGACCGGCTGGCGGTCGCGGTTCCCGATCACGCCCTCGACCACCTCGCGTACGAGGACGAGACGAAGAAGATCGCCGACACGGGCTGGTGGGAGGAGCACGACCGGACGGCCAGGCGCATCCTGTTCACCCTCCACGGCCGGGCGGGCGCGGTCCGGTACGCGCTGATCCACACCGCGCGCGACTGGCTCCTGCACCGCACCCGCGACCAGCCGGACGACGAGGTGTAG
- a CDS encoding glycosyltransferase: MAVPRTAAVVHHGGAGTTAAGLRAGVPSLVCPVFSDQPYWGDRVSRLSAGPKPLPLQDIDVATLTARLRELTDNPLFRRGAQYVGARLRAEDGVARACSILRAG, translated from the coding sequence GTCCACCACGGTGGGGCCGGGACCACCGCCGCCGGGCTGCGGGCCGGGGTGCCGTCGCTCGTCTGCCCCGTCTTCTCCGACCAGCCCTACTGGGGTGACCGGGTGTCGCGGCTGAGCGCCGGCCCGAAACCCCTGCCGCTCCAGGACATCGACGTCGCGACGCTGACCGCGCGGCTGCGGGAGCTGACGGACAACCCGCTGTTCCGGCGCGGCGCGCAGTACGTCGGCGCGCGGCTGCGAGCGGAGGACGGCGTGGCCCGCGCCTGCTCGATCCTGCGGGCGGGCTAG
- a CDS encoding DUF998 domain-containing protein, with the protein MSPYMLCPAPARPRLRARLLVPGALAAFAGAVVLLAVLHLDRRLAPLDPVSTMLSDYALSPGRWMWDGALLLTSTGSAVLLVALCRRGLLANPALVAAKALWCVSLLAVAVFAKDPQGGAITATGKIHLYASAVTCLSLPVVGWAMGRRHRDDPRWRRFATWSRRLALAAIPFYLPFIVPFAVNVILGGHLPTVATGLVERLMMVLEIALLGVLGYWAHRAMHPARLFPVASPA; encoded by the coding sequence GTGTCTCCCTACATGCTGTGTCCCGCACCCGCCCGTCCCCGTCTGCGCGCCCGCCTGCTCGTCCCCGGGGCGCTGGCCGCCTTCGCCGGCGCCGTCGTCCTGCTCGCCGTGCTGCACCTGGACCGCCGCCTGGCTCCCCTCGACCCGGTGAGCACGATGCTCAGCGACTACGCGCTGAGCCCGGGCCGCTGGATGTGGGACGGCGCGTTGCTGCTCACCAGCACGGGGTCGGCGGTGCTGCTGGTCGCGCTCTGCCGCCGTGGCCTGCTGGCGAACCCGGCGCTGGTGGCGGCGAAGGCACTGTGGTGCGTGAGCCTGCTGGCGGTGGCGGTGTTCGCGAAGGACCCGCAGGGTGGCGCGATCACCGCGACGGGCAAGATCCACCTGTACGCGTCGGCGGTGACGTGCCTGAGCCTGCCGGTGGTCGGCTGGGCCATGGGCCGCCGCCACCGCGACGACCCGCGCTGGCGCCGGTTCGCGACCTGGTCCCGCCGGCTGGCACTGGCGGCGATCCCGTTCTACCTGCCGTTCATCGTCCCGTTCGCGGTGAACGTGATCCTGGGCGGCCACCTGCCGACCGTGGCGACCGGCCTGGTCGAGCGGTTGATGATGGTGCTGGAGATCGCGTTGCTCGGCGTGCTGGGGTACTGGGCACACCGGGCGATGCACCCCGCGCGGCTGTTTCCGGTCGCTTCGCCGGCCTGA